The following proteins are co-located in the Neofelis nebulosa isolate mNeoNeb1 chromosome 18, mNeoNeb1.pri, whole genome shotgun sequence genome:
- the LOC131501131 gene encoding olfactory receptor 1F1-like, with amino-acid sequence MRGANQSSVSEFLLLGLSRQPQQQQALFALFLSMYLATVLGNLLILLAICVDPRLHIPMYFLLSHLSFVDICFSTTTVPKMLANHILGTQAISFSGCLTQMYFLFELADMDNFLLAVMAYDRFVAICHPLHYSTKMTHQLCALLVAGSWVIANLNALLHTLLMARLSFCADNAIPHFFCDVTPLLKLSCSDTHLNEVMILTEGSLIMISPFICILASYVHITCAVLRVPSTKGRWKAFSTCGSHLAVVSLFYGTIIAVYFNPLSSHSSEKDTAATVMYTVVTPMLNPFIYSLRNRDLKGALRKMVDRKTCS; translated from the coding sequence ATGAGAGGAGCAAACCAGTCGAGTGTCTCCGAGTTCCTCCTCCTCGGGCTCTCCAGgcagccccagcagcagcaggCCCTCTTTGCGCTCTTCCTGAGCATGTACCTGGCCACGGTCCTGGGAAACCTGCTCATCCTCCTGGCCATCTGCGTGGACCCCCGCCTGCACATCCCCATGTACTTCCTCCTCAGCCACCTGTCCTTTGTGGACATCTGCTTCTCCACCACCACCGTCCCCAAGATGCTGGCCAACCACATCCTTGGGACTCAGGCCATCTCCTTCTCTGGGTGTCTCACacagatgtattttctctttgagCTTGCTGACATGGACAATTTCCTCCTGGctgtgatggcctatgaccgctttGTTGCCATATGCCACCCCTTACACTACTCGACAAAGATGACCCACCAGCTCTGTGCCCTGCTGGTTGCTGGGTCATGGGTCATTGCCAACCTGAATGCTCTACTGCATACCCTGTTGATGGCTCGACTCTCGTTCTGTGCAGACAATGCCATCCCCCACTTCTTCTGTGATGTGACTCCCCTCCTGAAACTGTCCTGCTCTGACACGCACCTCAATGAGGTGATGATTCTGACTGAGGGTTCTCTgatcatgatctctccatttatttgcatcCTGGCTTCGTATGTGCATATTACCTGCGCTGTCCTGAGAGTCCCGTCCACGAAGGGAAGATGGAAAGCCTTCTCGACCTGTGGCTCGCACCTGGCCGTGGTTTCCCTCTTCTATGGCACCATCATTGCTGTGTATTTCAACCCTTTGTCCTCACACTCTTCTGAGAAGGACACAGCAGCTACTGTGATGTATACCGTGGTGAcccccatgctgaaccccttcatctacagcctgaggaacaggGACTTGAAGGGGGCCCTACGAAAAATGGTGGACAGGAAGACCTGCTCTTAG